The region AGTCCGCTCCAGCTGAGCCAGAATCCGCCCGGTTCTGTCGATGAAAGCTTGCTTCGATTCCCGACCTTTGGCCATATCCCATCCCCTTCCAAGCCAGTTGATTTTCTGATCTGCTCTGTTTTCGAATTCTAGGATCGATGGGAAGAATCCACGCCTTAAATCAAAGATCTGGCTTTGACTTCCAGATAGCGGGAAATGAGCTGGCTGGTCAATGTCTCAGGTGTCGCCTCGATGGCAAACAAGCCCATCGCAGTCAGGTCGCGCAGTGTTATGCGGTGTCCCTGTAGAAGATCGGCGGCGGCGGCAATTTCAAAGGCCTGCTGATCTGTTTGCGGCACACTTTCAGCCTGTTTCACCAGACTCTCAGGCGAAAGAAAAGCGCAGATCACCAGATGAGGTGAACGCAAACGGCGAAACTGCCGGGCCATCTGCTCCAGATGGACATCATCGAGGGCATAGGTCAGCACCACAACCAAGGCCCGCTTGCGATACCGACGGCGCAATTCATCGACCATGAGCTGATAATCTGTCGATGTGTATTCAGGCTCAATATCGTAGATGTTACGAATGAGCGTATCGATACTTCGCAGCCCACGCACGGGCGGGATCGATGCCTGGACTTTGGATGAACAGGCCAGCAACCCGACATGATCCCCCTGCCTGAGAGCTGTGTAGGCCAGCAGCAAGGCGGAGTTCAGAGCACGATCAAAATGCGTGGCGACTCCTTCGGCATGACACATTGATCGTCCACTGTCGAGGACTAACACGATCGTCTGATTTTTCTCGATCGTATATTCGCGGGCAATCAACGACTCCTGCCGCGCCGATGCTTTCCAGTCAATCGAACGAAATTCGTCTTCGCGGCGATATTCCCGAAGCCGGTCAAAGGCCGAGCCTTTGCCATGCAACCGGGTCATGCGGACTCCACTTTCGGCCAGGCGGTTCTGCCGGGCGAGCAATTCGACTCCCCGAATGGCCTGCACATCCGGATAAACCTTGGTGGTCATCGGTAAAGGGATCAACCAGTGCAATTGCCAGAATCCCCAGGGGGATCGTGCCCGCCAGTGAATCGATTGAAAGGTGACATTTCCACGCCGGGCAGGTGTGAAGTGATAGACCAGCTTCAGCCAACGACCAGGTGCCAGAGGCACAACAGCCGGTACGCCATCAAACGTTCCCGGATGAGGAGGTTCATCATGCAACTCGGCCTGCCAGCTGGATCTTCCTTTCCAGCGATACTCAATTGTGATCGGGTTACGGGCTCCGACGCTGAGTACGCGCCCTACTTTTCGATCGATGTCCATCTGGGAAAGTGCCGGGCTGCGAAGCCAATCGATGATTGCCAGCAAAATGACAAAAACTGTGGCGCCAGTTCCCAGAGTTGCCCAGGAAGAACTAAAGCACGCCGGGATGTACAGCATCCCGGCTGCGAGAATACTCAATAGCAATTGAAGCCGGGGTGTCATGCCTTCGGTGCCTCGGTGGTTTCGAGAAGATCACCCAAGACGACTTCAATTGTGGAGCCTTCAATTTCCGCTTCGGGTTCCAGGCGAATGCGATGTCTGAGAATCCAGGGCACGAGCTGTTTAATATCATCGGGCACAACGAAAGTTCTTCCCAGGCAGGCCGCTAAGGCCCGGGAAGCGACCAACAACCCGACACTGGAACGCGGGCTGGCACCAATCTCGATGGCGGGATGTTGGCGTGTGGCTGTGACGATCCGAACGATGTAATCAATGATTGAAGGCTCGACGACAATATCCCGCACGGAGGCTTGCAGACGGAGAATACTCTCATCGTCGAGGACACTTTGGACATCCGACGTATGGATACGCCGAGGGTCACGTCCTTCGTTGTAGGCATTGAGAATGCCGGCTTCCTGCGCGAATGTGGGGTAGGTCACCAGCATTTTAAAGAGAAAACGATCCAACTGAGCTTCGGGAAGAGGGTAGGTCCCTTCCTGTTCAATGGGGTTTTGAGTTGCCAGCGTGATAAACGGCCTTGGTAAAGGCATCGTCTGACCATCGACAGTGACCTGACATTCCTGCATGGCTTCGAGCAACGACGCCTGTGTCTTCGCGGGAGCCCGATTGATTTCATCGGCCAGGAGCAGATTGGCGAAGACCGGCCCTTCGCTGAAGTGAAACCGCCTTTCTTGCAAGTTGTAGACCGAATGCCCAGTCACATCTGATGGCATCAGATCGGGAGTGAACTGAATTCTCGAATACCTACATTTTAAAACCCGGCTGATTGTCGTCGCGAGGAGCGTCTTTCCCAGACCGGGCGGCCCTTCAATCAACACGTGACCTTCCGCCAGCAGCGCCACAAAGACCGCTTCGATCAGTTCCTCCTGACCCACCACCACTTTGCCCACTTCACGGCGTACGGCACGATAAGCCTCTTCGACCTCTGCTACCGACATGGAACCTCTCTTCTAAAACTTTGGCCACTGGTTTTGTGAGATCATACGCTAGAGGCCAGGGTGGTAACACTTAGAAAAATTCTGTTGGAAGCATCGCTCGTCTCGAAGAGACCAATCCCTATATCCCGTCATCACTGATATTGATCCTTTCTGGCAATCGTCGAAGTGCGAATCGTCGATCCTGAACCGGCGACGCAACTTTCACTCGAAACGCTGTGCCTTCCGACGGAAACAATTCAGCCAGATCTCCCATCCTGCCTATTTGCTGTTAAAGCCATCTTGAGATGAATGCAGATCTCTGTAACACTCCGATGCAAGCACTCGGGGTGGCCAACTTCTTTAAAGACTTGGTTGACCTCTGGATCAATGGAGTGATTGAACAGTGCAGGGGGCATCATGTTACGTGGTCTGATTCTGATCCTCTTTGGCGGCACATTAGGTGCATCTACCATGTGGGGTGCGTTTAACTTTCATCTGGTCTGGACGGAAGATCGCCTGCTGATTGTGCAGCGAAGTGCTCCCAGCCTGAAAGATACTGTTGCCGATGTGCGTGCCTGGGGCCGGAGTGAATGGCTCAAACATCCGCATCTGACCCGTTCGATGATGGGGGCAGGACATAAGAAAGTTATTGAAAAATCACTGCGAAACGAAGCGGGTGATTTTGTGGATCATGCTTTCTCGAATGTCTCCCAGGGAATGACCGGGAAACCCGTCAATTCGAGTGCCAACATGCTCTCGGCAACCCCCGGGCTCTAGTTGGAAGTTCCCTGCTGCTGGTCAGGCCTGTTCTCTCCACCACAGATTCTGCTCACGACCGGAAATGGTCCCGATCCGATTGATCAAACGATTTTCTGGCGATGGCGGAGTCTTTCTTCGTGACTGTCACACTGATGCAGAATTCAGCCTCTGAACCATTCGAAAAGCTGCAGTTGCCAACCAACTCTGGGGTGCCCATGAAATGGTCGGCAACATCTCAACTGATCAGTCAGCTCAAAGAGGGGACGTTGCCACTCCGCGAGTGGATCTTGAATGGCACTGCGAAAATTGCCAAAAGCGGGCCGCATCGAGTTGTCTATCGAGTGAATTTGAACGACCGTGCGGTGTACATCAAGCAGTACCTGACGAATGATCGCAAGTCAAAACTGCGGACCTGGCTTTCGGGAACTAAAGCGGCGCGAGAGCTTTCTGTCCTCCGGGCGATGCAGGCGGCCAATCTCCCGGTTCCCTTACCACTGGGGATCGGTGAGCCAGTGACATCTCGATCCCGACCAGTCGATACACCAGCAGAAACCTCGACAACATCTGAGCTGAATTTATCGTTTCTTGATGATCCGCAGAGCAGTTTTCTGGTCTTGGAAGCGATTGAGCCCACCATGTCGCTGGCCAATCTGATGCTGCGCTTCAGCGATGTCATGCAGTTCGACAAACTCGGCATTCGAGGTCGGCAGCATCTGTGTGTGACAGTGGCTCGCATGGTCGCGCGGCTTCACAAGAATAGGTTTGTGCATCGCGATCTGCAGGCAGAAAATCTGCTGATTGCTCCCGTTCAAAGTCATGGCCCGATGCGGATGTGGTGGGTCGATTTGAGTGATATCCGCCAGAAGTGGCTGAAGGTTTCTCCCCAGCAGATTATGCTCAATCTGGCGATGCTGAGGCATTCTCTGCATCGCCATCTTTCCAGTACCGACCAGCTGCGATTTCTCGCGGCTTATCTGACGGAACTGTCGAATCCTCAAGCAGCTGGCGCTGGAGAGATTTCCGAAGCTGAGCCCTCTGATCCTGCGGCTGTCGGTGATTCTGTCGATTTTCTGATTGCCCCAAAGCGTAAAAAGCTGAATGAGTTATCGCTGCCCCATAGCCTGCAGATTTCGAAGCCAAAGCTCAAAAACTGGATTGTGCAACTGAAGCAGGTGACGCAAAGCTATTCTATCCAGGCGTGGAAGAAGGCGGATCGCAAGTGGCGACGCGGAAACCGCCGCCTGCATATCGCTCAAGTGGGTGCACGCTCCGGCCGCTGTGTCGCGGGTATGGATGCTCAGTTGCTGAGACATCTCACCAGCAAGCCGTCTCAGCTTTTTTCACCTCCTTATCTGGTGCAATCGACCGAAGGGGCGGCTTTACAAAAAACGGCGATCATTCAGCTTCCCGTTTCCGGTTCGGTGATGCAGGCCGAACTTGTGGCTCGCCCTCTGGTTCGAGATGCTCATGATTCCTGGGCACGTCGATCGTGGGAAAACGCCTATGCTCTGATGAGGCGGGGGTTCTCGACACCGGGGCCACTGCTTTATGTGGAGACTGAGACGGAGCAATATCTCGCCCGGGCTTATCACAATAAACAAAAGACAATCGCGGACTGGATCAGTGATCAGGGGCGGCTCTCGTTCCTGCCACAATCTGATGAAGTTCAGGTGGCCCATCGAGTTCTGGATACACTCGCCCGGTTGTTTCTATATGGTTTTAAGCCGGAAATCACCGATCTGGAGCAGTTTTTCGTCATCAAGCTGAATGGCCGCGTGTTGATTGCTCTGGCTGATCCTTCGCGGTTTGAGCAGCGAGAATCGGTGTCTTTCAAGCAGATCGCCGCCTCGCTGCGTGAACTGCACGACGCGACCATCGTGATGACCAATCTGCGGACATCCACCTGTGCCCGCTGGCTTAAGCGGGTGGCGTGTAAGCTTCCTCCACTCACGTGGCGCATGCTTATGAGTGAAATCGTTAAGCAACGTCGCGACCGAATCGAAAATTATCGAAAGTGGCATGCCGCATGATGTGGGAGTGCAGGGCGCTGCAGATCCTGAAGATGGTGATCCTCACTTCACTGGTGAGTCGAGAGCCGTTGCGCGAGTGTGCTGCTCATCTTCGCCGATTGGCCGGCAGAGTCCCCACGCGACTATTCGTCGGCTACCTGATGCTGGTCATGGTTGCCTGTTCCGGTTGCCAGACTCAACCGAAATACACGGGCCTGCCCCGAAAGACCTCCATCAAAAACGATGGGTTGAAGGTGCTTTCCGATGTCAAGCTGGCCAAAGACCATGAACTGCTGGTTGACCTCGAAAACCTGAGAGATGAGATCGCGACTGAGTTGAATCTTCCGCCACAAAAGCAACAGGTGGTCGTTTACCTCTTTGGCTCCGAAGAGCGTTATCGCGACTACATGCGTTCTTCTTTTCCACAGTTGCCACCCCGACGCGCTTACTTTGTGGGTTCGAGTAAAGAGCTGGCGGTCTATACCTTCTGGGGCGAGCGTGTGCAGGAAGATCTCCGGCATGAATACACGCATGGGATCCTGCATGCCACGCTCAAAGATGTCCCTCTGTGGCTGGATGAGGGGCTTGCCGAATACTTTGAACTGGCTGGAAAACCCGGACAGATCAATCCCGAGTATGCCTCGCGACTTTCCGAAGCCATTGCCAGCGGCTGGGAACCGGACATGGCTCGTCTGGAAAGACTCGAAAGCGTGGGGCAGATGCAGCGGAGTGATTATCAGGAAGCGTGGGCCTGGGTTCACTTTATGATGCATGATGGCGACGACTCGCGAGCCGTCCTTCTGGGATACTTGAAGACGCTGCAAACCCGGAAAGATGCCGGGAGTCTCGTGGCCCGGCTGCAAGAAGACATCCCGTCGTTCAATGTCCGGTTTGCCAGTTATGTGGCGACC is a window of Planctopirus limnophila DSM 3776 DNA encoding:
- a CDS encoding DUF58 domain-containing protein, translating into MTPRLQLLLSILAAGMLYIPACFSSSWATLGTGATVFVILLAIIDWLRSPALSQMDIDRKVGRVLSVGARNPITIEYRWKGRSSWQAELHDEPPHPGTFDGVPAVVPLAPGRWLKLVYHFTPARRGNVTFQSIHWRARSPWGFWQLHWLIPLPMTTKVYPDVQAIRGVELLARQNRLAESGVRMTRLHGKGSAFDRLREYRREDEFRSIDWKASARQESLIAREYTIEKNQTIVLVLDSGRSMCHAEGVATHFDRALNSALLLAYTALRQGDHVGLLACSSKVQASIPPVRGLRSIDTLIRNIYDIEPEYTSTDYQLMVDELRRRYRKRALVVVLTYALDDVHLEQMARQFRRLRSPHLVICAFLSPESLVKQAESVPQTDQQAFEIAAAADLLQGHRITLRDLTAMGLFAIEATPETLTSQLISRYLEVKARSLI
- a CDS encoding AAA family ATPase, with the protein product MSVAEVEEAYRAVRREVGKVVVGQEELIEAVFVALLAEGHVLIEGPPGLGKTLLATTISRVLKCRYSRIQFTPDLMPSDVTGHSVYNLQERRFHFSEGPVFANLLLADEINRAPAKTQASLLEAMQECQVTVDGQTMPLPRPFITLATQNPIEQEGTYPLPEAQLDRFLFKMLVTYPTFAQEAGILNAYNEGRDPRRIHTSDVQSVLDDESILRLQASVRDIVVEPSIIDYIVRIVTATRQHPAIEIGASPRSSVGLLVASRALAACLGRTFVVPDDIKQLVPWILRHRIRLEPEAEIEGSTIEVVLGDLLETTEAPKA
- a CDS encoding lipopolysaccharide kinase InaA family protein: MKWSATSQLISQLKEGTLPLREWILNGTAKIAKSGPHRVVYRVNLNDRAVYIKQYLTNDRKSKLRTWLSGTKAARELSVLRAMQAANLPVPLPLGIGEPVTSRSRPVDTPAETSTTSELNLSFLDDPQSSFLVLEAIEPTMSLANLMLRFSDVMQFDKLGIRGRQHLCVTVARMVARLHKNRFVHRDLQAENLLIAPVQSHGPMRMWWVDLSDIRQKWLKVSPQQIMLNLAMLRHSLHRHLSSTDQLRFLAAYLTELSNPQAAGAGEISEAEPSDPAAVGDSVDFLIAPKRKKLNELSLPHSLQISKPKLKNWIVQLKQVTQSYSIQAWKKADRKWRRGNRRLHIAQVGARSGRCVAGMDAQLLRHLTSKPSQLFSPPYLVQSTEGAALQKTAIIQLPVSGSVMQAELVARPLVRDAHDSWARRSWENAYALMRRGFSTPGPLLYVETETEQYLARAYHNKQKTIADWISDQGRLSFLPQSDEVQVAHRVLDTLARLFLYGFKPEITDLEQFFVIKLNGRVLIALADPSRFEQRESVSFKQIAASLRELHDATIVMTNLRTSTCARWLKRVACKLPPLTWRMLMSEIVKQRRDRIENYRKWHAA
- a CDS encoding DUF1570 domain-containing protein codes for the protein MMWECRALQILKMVILTSLVSREPLRECAAHLRRLAGRVPTRLFVGYLMLVMVACSGCQTQPKYTGLPRKTSIKNDGLKVLSDVKLAKDHELLVDLENLRDEIATELNLPPQKQQVVVYLFGSEERYRDYMRSSFPQLPPRRAYFVGSSKELAVYTFWGERVQEDLRHEYTHGILHATLKDVPLWLDEGLAEYFELAGKPGQINPEYASRLSEAIASGWEPDMARLERLESVGQMQRSDYQEAWAWVHFMMHDGDDSRAVLLGYLKTLQTRKDAGSLVARLQEDIPSFNVRFASYVATIRMPGEVQQASGKRPVIQHVLGQQPEE